In Granulicella tundricola MP5ACTX9, the following are encoded in one genomic region:
- a CDS encoding GlcNAc-transferase family protein, with product MGTGNELIFISIASYRDSQLIPTVEDLVEKADEPELLRIDICWQHGEEQPSLPFAEAPGICILDVPWQQSYGACWARAEAMKLWRGEQWFLQIDSHCRFIKGWDTKLIRMMQQTGSVRPILSTYANTFIPAADGTRAREALQGTPQLIALSGFSEDGLPKLKPLEIPGYSARERPMGARFLAGGFIFAPGSFVEDVPYDPDLYFFGEEIAMTLRAFTSGYDLFHPVESVAWHDYARAYATRHWDDRKPVVSEGASGATAWRDLDRLSRERVASLLRGETAGEPFGLGTVRTIEEYETHAGLSFRLRRMQDYTRRALEPPNPPLPSDWTAEIFTWMVRITVHRTALSACAFEEAGFWVVAIQDEDRHEIDRHDVTKAELSTIGDAPQIVLIREIHSGIIPESWSVQPFGRSAGWGPKISGKLDELDYSIIMEEL from the coding sequence TTGGGTACGGGAAACGAACTTATCTTCATCTCGATCGCCTCATACCGCGATAGTCAGCTTATCCCCACCGTCGAAGATCTGGTCGAGAAGGCAGATGAACCCGAACTGCTACGCATAGACATCTGCTGGCAGCATGGCGAGGAGCAGCCTTCGCTGCCTTTCGCTGAGGCTCCCGGTATTTGCATCCTCGATGTCCCATGGCAGCAGAGCTATGGTGCCTGCTGGGCGCGTGCCGAAGCTATGAAGCTTTGGAGGGGCGAGCAGTGGTTTCTCCAGATCGACTCGCACTGTCGCTTCATTAAAGGTTGGGATACCAAGCTCATCCGCATGATGCAGCAGACGGGAAGCGTACGGCCCATCCTGAGCACCTATGCGAACACGTTCATTCCCGCTGCCGATGGCACCCGGGCACGCGAAGCGCTGCAGGGCACGCCACAACTGATCGCGCTTAGCGGCTTCTCGGAGGACGGACTACCTAAGCTCAAGCCCCTCGAAATTCCTGGCTATTCGGCTCGCGAACGCCCGATGGGTGCTCGTTTCCTCGCCGGTGGCTTTATCTTCGCGCCAGGCAGCTTCGTCGAGGACGTGCCCTACGATCCCGATCTCTACTTCTTCGGCGAAGAGATCGCCATGACGCTGCGCGCCTTTACCTCCGGCTACGATCTCTTCCATCCGGTAGAGTCGGTTGCCTGGCACGATTATGCCCGCGCCTACGCCACGCGCCACTGGGACGACCGAAAGCCTGTTGTTTCTGAAGGTGCAAGCGGAGCAACCGCATGGCGCGACCTCGACAGGCTAAGCCGCGAGCGAGTCGCATCCCTGCTCAGGGGAGAAACTGCGGGCGAGCCTTTCGGTCTTGGCACGGTACGCACAATCGAGGAATATGAGACTCATGCTGGTCTCTCCTTCCGTCTGCGCAGAATGCAGGACTACACCCGACGTGCGCTGGAACCGCCTAACCCGCCATTGCCCAGCGACTGGACAGCAGAAATCTTTACCTGGATGGTCCGCATCACCGTACACCGGACGGCGCTATCGGCGTGCGCCTTCGAAGAAGCCGGCTTCTGGGTCGTAGCCATTCAGGATGAAGACCGCCATGAGATCGACAGGCACGACGTTACGAAAGCTGAATTGAGCACAATCGGCGACGCGCCGCAGATCGTGCTCATTCGTGAGATCCATTCCGGCATCATCCCGGAGTCGTGGAGCGTGCAGCCGTTCGGCCGCAGTGCGGGATGGGGCCCGAAGATCTCCGGAAAATTGGATGAGTTGGATTACTCAATCATTATGGAAGAACTGTAA
- a CDS encoding glycosyltransferase family 39 protein: MPKSTRFDSLRARGQTFAWILIVSLLAVFSLQLVHVARLYSANWDEAHHLYDGYLILTQHDYRANAEVPPLVKITAALPLLRMHLALPGSTGTPQTENAFLGGRTFVFANGGDRLLFPARMACMLFSLVTALLVYATGRRFFGMLAGVCSLFLFVFDPNLLAHGTLISTDVGSACFFLATVYAFYLYSVQPSWKVLLVTGLLAGLALVTKFTGILIAPILLLIAVVEGVRERRPATAARLLGASFAVLACAWLVLWAFYGFRYAAAPHGLQLSPTLGEYLASLPNPAQGAKLALFARFHLLPQAYIWGLANTKHIEQEYTSYFFGHVYRHGPWEYFPAAFFIKSTLPLLLLLLLAPLLWLKEGRAYGRQMVFLLVPVCVYFAVVTTSHFDIGARHLMPVYPFLYVLAGAIAAMFLRRGSGWAALAAALLLWQVVTTVRIAPNYMAYGNEAWGGPLQVRHYLSDANVDWGQQLKTVKQYLDQQHDPDCWFAYFPDGAVQPQDYGIHCHRLPTPSGLWWFTLPMEVPPQINGTVLISESDLEGVESGDGALNPYEGFQKLKPTAILQDGVYVYQGSFAVPLASAWVDVRQSAALVQKDELQQALLLAQRAVTLAPQSARTQLQLADVLAAETQWNSAKKHYQLAQENLLNHRPDLEQEELGIRIQNGLDAAVTR; this comes from the coding sequence ATGCCGAAGAGCACGAGATTTGATTCGCTACGCGCCCGAGGGCAAACGTTTGCCTGGATACTTATCGTATCTCTTCTGGCCGTTTTCAGTCTGCAGCTGGTTCACGTCGCGCGTCTCTACTCTGCAAACTGGGATGAAGCCCACCATTTGTATGATGGCTACCTCATTCTGACGCAGCACGACTACAGGGCGAATGCAGAGGTCCCGCCGCTCGTGAAGATAACAGCGGCACTTCCTCTGCTCCGAATGCATCTCGCCCTGCCAGGTTCGACCGGCACTCCGCAGACAGAGAACGCCTTCCTTGGCGGTCGCACCTTTGTCTTTGCCAACGGTGGCGATCGTCTTCTGTTTCCCGCGCGTATGGCCTGCATGCTTTTCAGCCTGGTGACAGCTCTGCTGGTCTATGCAACAGGCCGGCGCTTCTTTGGGATGCTCGCCGGCGTGTGCTCTCTCTTCCTGTTCGTCTTCGACCCCAATCTTCTAGCTCACGGCACACTGATCTCGACCGATGTTGGAAGTGCCTGCTTCTTTTTAGCGACTGTGTACGCTTTCTACCTTTATTCCGTTCAGCCTTCATGGAAAGTACTGCTTGTCACGGGGCTGTTGGCTGGACTGGCGCTCGTGACCAAATTTACCGGCATTCTGATCGCACCCATATTGTTGCTCATCGCGGTAGTCGAGGGAGTTCGCGAGCGAAGGCCGGCAACCGCTGCACGATTGCTGGGTGCCTCCTTTGCCGTCCTCGCCTGTGCCTGGCTAGTGCTCTGGGCGTTCTATGGCTTCCGCTACGCTGCGGCACCGCACGGACTTCAACTCTCTCCCACGCTCGGTGAGTATCTGGCCTCCTTGCCGAACCCCGCCCAAGGCGCGAAATTGGCGCTGTTTGCACGTTTTCACCTGCTTCCGCAAGCATATATCTGGGGACTCGCCAATACGAAACATATCGAACAGGAGTACACCAGCTACTTCTTCGGACATGTCTACCGTCACGGGCCGTGGGAGTATTTTCCCGCTGCCTTTTTCATCAAGTCCACCTTGCCGCTCCTGTTGCTGCTCCTCCTCGCGCCCCTGCTCTGGTTGAAAGAAGGCCGCGCTTACGGGCGGCAGATGGTATTTCTTCTAGTACCCGTGTGCGTGTATTTTGCTGTCGTCACCACGTCTCACTTCGATATCGGCGCGCGGCACCTGATGCCGGTCTATCCGTTTCTTTACGTCCTTGCAGGCGCCATTGCTGCTATGTTCCTGCGGCGCGGATCGGGATGGGCGGCACTCGCTGCTGCCCTGCTTCTTTGGCAGGTGGTGACAACAGTTCGTATCGCTCCGAACTATATGGCCTATGGCAACGAGGCCTGGGGAGGTCCGCTGCAGGTCCGACACTATCTCAGCGATGCCAACGTGGACTGGGGTCAACAACTTAAGACGGTGAAGCAGTATCTCGATCAGCAGCACGACCCCGATTGCTGGTTTGCCTACTTCCCGGACGGTGCTGTGCAGCCGCAGGATTATGGCATCCATTGTCATCGCCTGCCAACTCCGAGCGGACTATGGTGGTTTACGCTGCCGATGGAGGTGCCTCCGCAAATCAACGGCACCGTGCTCATCAGCGAGAGTGATCTGGAAGGAGTGGAATCCGGCGACGGTGCGCTGAACCCTTATGAGGGATTCCAGAAGCTGAAGCCGACAGCGATCTTGCAGGACGGAGTCTATGTCTATCAAGGGAGCTTCGCGGTTCCGCTCGCTTCGGCGTGGGTTGATGTCCGTCAGTCTGCGGCACTTGTCCAAAAAGACGAGCTGCAGCAAGCACTTCTGCTGGCGCAGCGGGCGGTCACGCTCGCACCTCAGTCTGCTCGCACCCAGCTCCAATTGGCCGACGTTCTCGCGGCGGAGACGCAATGGAATTCGGCCAAGAAACACTACCAGCTCGCCCAGGAGAATCTGCTAAACCATCGACCTGATCTGGAGCAGGAAGAGCTTGGCATTCGGATTCAGAATGGGTTGGATGCTGCAGTTACGCGGTAG
- a CDS encoding lysozyme inhibitor LprI family protein, whose protein sequence is MHALFRILAIQLLALPLSAATPLQQATTSTAIQPAEPPLPPGSNYDPGIFQALLPPADLAYLQQFSGAPAKDLLRDKQFKRLMKLFVPGCIFHYGRDMSLPDALSMAFDGSRIPVELRDNRYLLVVGQQGPYLQGRGFLWIDLQTGIALGGFYFAPTNGEPTPALNLFSKQIKEDTLGLSQFPPAFVGDFIQWSTSARVGPVVTRYFITGNNKKILVEHDEDFCVSADGTVAPRNGVCEQLNAQAADLDVTAADYLDQVHHATNATAWMLSPSQVAWLSLRERTCGGVLDPLACRINITHQRIHVLTGRPPSRPHPVHR, encoded by the coding sequence ATGCACGCTCTTTTTCGCATCCTCGCCATCCAATTGCTCGCCCTTCCCCTGTCAGCCGCCACTCCACTCCAGCAAGCCACGACCTCCACTGCAATACAGCCAGCTGAACCACCTTTGCCACCCGGATCGAACTACGATCCCGGCATCTTCCAGGCACTCCTGCCACCCGCCGATCTTGCCTACCTTCAACAGTTCTCCGGAGCTCCAGCCAAAGATCTCCTCCGCGATAAGCAATTCAAAAGGCTAATGAAGCTCTTCGTCCCAGGCTGCATCTTCCACTATGGGCGGGACATGAGCCTCCCTGACGCCCTCTCGATGGCTTTCGACGGCTCCCGCATCCCGGTTGAGCTACGGGACAACCGGTACCTCCTTGTCGTTGGTCAACAGGGACCTTACCTCCAGGGTCGCGGCTTTCTCTGGATCGATCTGCAGACTGGTATTGCGCTGGGCGGCTTTTACTTCGCCCCCACAAATGGCGAACCAACCCCTGCCCTCAATCTATTCTCGAAGCAAATCAAGGAGGACACCCTGGGTCTCAGCCAGTTTCCTCCGGCCTTCGTCGGCGACTTCATCCAGTGGTCCACGAGCGCCCGCGTCGGACCCGTCGTGACCCGCTACTTCATCACCGGCAACAATAAGAAGATCCTTGTCGAGCACGATGAGGACTTTTGCGTCTCCGCCGATGGCACCGTCGCGCCGCGGAACGGTGTCTGCGAGCAACTCAACGCTCAGGCGGCCGACCTCGACGTCACGGCGGCCGACTACCTCGACCAGGTCCACCACGCGACCAACGCGACCGCCTGGATGCTGAGCCCCTCCCAAGTCGCCTGGCTTAGTCTTCGCGAACGGACCTGTGGTGGAGTTCTCGACCCTCTCGCCTGCCGCATCAACATCACACACCAGCGTATCCACGTTCTTACTGGCCGCCCACCCAGCCGTCCTCATCCTGTCCATCGCTAA
- a CDS encoding TetR/AcrR family transcriptional regulator codes for MTDGFLVPQQQRSRETLARLITATLVTLEKHGLEGATISRIASEAKIAPASVYRRFRDRNALYRVALLSMLEGAASLEHINEVFGDQTLEAHVHRMVSFTLQQYRLRPGLMRALIRFIGSDSDEEFRARALRSISINFERFADRLLAYREQIKSSNPHKAVIFALLTMGTVIEVRALEQVSMWNELTRFDDEEFVIEVTRNFLGYLGYSDQRH; via the coding sequence ATGACAGACGGTTTCCTTGTTCCGCAGCAGCAGCGAAGTCGCGAAACACTAGCTCGGCTGATTACTGCCACGCTCGTAACACTGGAAAAGCACGGCCTTGAAGGGGCTACGATATCCCGAATCGCTAGTGAAGCGAAGATAGCGCCGGCAAGTGTCTATCGGAGATTTCGCGACAGGAATGCGCTCTATCGCGTAGCTCTCCTCAGCATGTTGGAAGGCGCAGCAAGTCTGGAACACATCAATGAGGTCTTTGGCGATCAGACTCTCGAGGCTCATGTTCATCGAATGGTTTCATTTACATTGCAGCAGTACAGATTGCGGCCGGGACTCATGCGAGCTCTGATCAGATTCATTGGTTCAGACTCGGACGAGGAGTTTCGGGCTCGGGCATTGCGGAGTATCTCAATCAATTTCGAGCGTTTCGCGGACCGGCTTCTCGCCTACCGCGAACAGATTAAGAGCTCTAATCCACACAAAGCCGTAATCTTCGCACTTCTCACCATGGGCACGGTGATCGAGGTCCGTGCCTTGGAACAGGTATCGATGTGGAACGAGTTAACTCGCTTCGATGATGAGGAGTTCGTGATAGAGGTCACGCGTAACTTTCTTGGATACCTTGGTTACTCAGATCAGCGCCATTGA
- a CDS encoding S9 family peptidase: MTSDALSPLIPRSAIFADPEMAYAQLSPNGNMLAYLAPVEGKVGVWVRTIGQENDRVVARDALRPIPWAQWQGDGQHVLYLQDSRGDENYHLFRVGLLGHEPMDLTPVPGARALPLAIDFRYPDEGLITMNARTPSLMDVHRVNFATGSNLLDIENPGDVQLWLADNMLQVRAAVAQIAGGNFAIRVRDVAGSEWRVLDEIAFADGRPRLVAFSPDNRFLYAITAKNANADRLVQYELSSGAVATRFEDPAYDVVKVYIEPDTREIGAAAVLRDRLVWTPLSDSWALSLKSFEALDAGEFSIASGTKNGDPLILQCQSDTSPEKYFLYSRETCHATLLFHCRPNLLIYTLAAMKPITFSAGDGLRLSGYLTLPVGLEPQGLPTVLYVHGGPWHRDRWGFDPVVQWLANRGYAVLQVNFRGSTGYGKAFLNAGNREWAGAMRTDLLDARDWAIKAGYADPARCAIFGMSYGGYATLTALAWTPDAFRCGIDVVGPSDLTTFLASIPPYWEPMRKLLEERVGDEDAFLKSQSPLYRVSSISAPLLIAQGANDPRVKKRESDQIVQALRENGREVEYLIYENEGHGLAHQENLQHFAEVAESFLARHLGGRAEP, encoded by the coding sequence ATGACTAGCGATGCTCTATCACCACTCATTCCTCGCTCTGCCATCTTCGCCGATCCTGAGATGGCCTACGCCCAGCTCTCTCCCAACGGAAACATGCTTGCTTACCTGGCCCCGGTCGAGGGCAAGGTTGGAGTTTGGGTGCGGACCATCGGACAAGAGAACGATCGCGTGGTGGCACGGGACGCGCTACGTCCGATTCCCTGGGCCCAGTGGCAGGGGGATGGACAACATGTTCTTTATCTTCAGGATTCTAGGGGAGACGAAAACTACCATCTGTTTCGAGTTGGTTTGCTAGGACACGAGCCGATGGATCTCACACCCGTGCCTGGTGCTCGGGCCCTGCCCCTCGCTATAGATTTCCGCTATCCGGATGAGGGTCTGATCACGATGAACGCTCGGACTCCGAGTCTTATGGACGTTCACCGTGTCAATTTTGCGACCGGCTCAAATTTACTCGATATCGAGAATCCTGGCGACGTTCAACTTTGGCTTGCGGATAATATGCTTCAAGTTCGCGCTGCGGTGGCACAGATAGCTGGGGGAAACTTTGCGATCCGCGTGCGCGATGTAGCGGGCTCAGAATGGAGAGTTCTAGACGAGATCGCGTTTGCTGACGGCAGGCCTCGCCTGGTTGCATTCTCCCCGGACAACCGGTTCTTGTATGCGATCACAGCCAAGAACGCCAATGCGGATCGACTTGTGCAATATGAGCTGAGCAGCGGTGCGGTCGCAACACGTTTCGAAGATCCAGCATACGACGTGGTGAAGGTCTACATCGAGCCTGACACACGGGAGATCGGAGCCGCTGCGGTCTTGCGTGACAGACTCGTTTGGACGCCGCTATCCGATTCATGGGCGTTGTCTTTAAAGAGCTTTGAGGCGCTTGATGCAGGAGAGTTCTCGATCGCTTCCGGCACGAAGAACGGGGACCCGCTGATCCTGCAGTGTCAAAGCGATACCTCTCCGGAGAAGTACTTTCTTTACTCGCGCGAAACGTGTCACGCCACGCTGCTTTTTCATTGTCGTCCAAATTTGCTGATTTATACGCTTGCCGCGATGAAGCCGATCACGTTCTCAGCTGGCGATGGATTACGTCTCAGCGGGTATCTAACCTTACCTGTTGGGCTTGAACCGCAAGGCCTTCCGACCGTGCTTTATGTGCACGGCGGACCCTGGCACCGCGATCGATGGGGCTTCGACCCAGTCGTGCAATGGCTTGCCAATAGAGGCTATGCAGTTCTGCAGGTGAACTTTCGCGGCTCGACCGGTTACGGGAAAGCATTTTTGAATGCGGGCAATCGCGAGTGGGCCGGAGCCATGCGAACCGATCTGCTGGATGCCCGTGACTGGGCCATTAAGGCGGGTTATGCGGACCCAGCACGATGTGCCATCTTCGGGATGAGCTATGGCGGCTATGCCACTCTCACGGCACTCGCCTGGACGCCGGATGCATTCCGGTGTGGCATCGACGTCGTCGGTCCTTCTGACTTGACGACATTTTTGGCTTCGATCCCACCTTACTGGGAGCCTATGCGCAAGCTCCTGGAAGAACGCGTAGGCGATGAGGACGCCTTCCTCAAATCGCAATCTCCGCTTTACCGGGTATCAAGCATTAGCGCTCCCCTCCTAATCGCTCAAGGGGCGAACGATCCCCGGGTTAAGAAGCGGGAAAGCGATCAAATTGTCCAGGCATTGCGCGAGAACGGCAGGGAGGTCGAATACCTCATTTACGAGAATGAGGGGCATGGTCTAGCGCATCAAGAGAATCTTCAGCACTTCGCGGAAGTGGCTGAATCGTTCTTAGCCCGTCATCTAGGCGGACGGGCGGAACCTTAG
- a CDS encoding PA2169 family four-helix-bundle protein: protein MAEGYSLVKTVVQVLNDGEKGFADLGEKLKNPETKMFFIKESAHRGEFAKELEAELALTAGDTKDIGGTASGAIHRSWADLKASLGGSDHTLLETAEQGEDAAKKAYKEALEAQDLPSAKIRELLLTQQTHIQASHDTVKAFRDSTAL, encoded by the coding sequence ATGGCAGAAGGCTACTCACTCGTAAAGACAGTCGTACAGGTTCTCAATGACGGTGAAAAGGGCTTTGCAGATCTCGGGGAGAAGTTGAAGAACCCCGAAACAAAGATGTTTTTCATAAAGGAGTCCGCACACCGAGGCGAATTCGCTAAAGAACTTGAAGCGGAACTTGCGCTCACGGCCGGCGATACGAAAGATATTGGCGGCACAGCGAGCGGAGCAATTCACCGCTCATGGGCAGACCTAAAGGCCAGTTTGGGCGGCTCGGATCACACTTTGCTGGAGACTGCAGAACAGGGCGAGGATGCCGCGAAGAAAGCTTATAAGGAAGCTCTGGAAGCTCAGGACTTGCCGTCTGCCAAGATTCGAGAATTGCTCCTAACCCAGCAAACCCACATACAAGCCTCACACGATACTGTGAAGGCGTTTCGGGACAGCACTGCTTTGTAA
- a CDS encoding IS30 family transposase: MREGRRFGLSAEHKADIWRRWKLGESLKEIGRAFDKDHGSIQFMLSKHGGIAPAVRERSQRTLTLVEREEISRGIASGSSIREIAKGLERPASTVSREVVRNGGRSVYRASDADQRAWRSALRPKTCRLARHRKLRLIVASKLIRDWSPEQISGWLKRRYPNNGSMRVSHETIYRSLFIQARGVLKKELVQHLRSKRQIRRSVHAKAAGQSRGQIVDAISISERPAEINDRAIPGHWEGDLLSGSGNSHIATLVERHSRFTILVKVPSKDTATVVAALSRQVRKLPASLRRSLTWDRGLEMAKHKSFTVATKVDVYFCDPQSPWQRGTNENTDGLLRQYFPRKTDLSGYSQADLNKVALRLNQRPRKTLDFDTPASKLQASVASTH, encoded by the coding sequence ATGAGAGAAGGAAGACGGTTTGGGCTTTCTGCTGAGCATAAGGCTGACATCTGGAGGCGTTGGAAGTTGGGCGAGTCTCTCAAAGAGATTGGTCGTGCCTTCGACAAGGATCATGGTTCGATTCAGTTCATGCTCTCCAAGCACGGTGGGATTGCTCCCGCAGTTCGTGAGCGGTCGCAGCGAACGCTGACGTTGGTCGAACGAGAAGAGATCTCACGAGGCATTGCCTCTGGTTCGTCGATCCGCGAGATAGCCAAGGGTCTGGAACGTCCAGCATCTACGGTGAGCCGGGAGGTAGTCCGGAACGGTGGCCGCTCAGTCTATAGAGCGAGTGACGCTGATCAGCGGGCTTGGAGATCGGCACTGCGGCCTAAGACCTGTCGACTTGCCAGGCACAGGAAGCTGCGCTTGATCGTGGCCAGTAAACTGATCCGAGACTGGTCGCCGGAGCAAATCTCCGGCTGGTTGAAGAGACGATATCCCAACAACGGGAGCATGCGCGTGTCCCACGAGACGATCTATCGCAGCTTATTCATCCAGGCTCGCGGAGTGCTGAAAAAGGAGCTGGTGCAGCACCTGCGGTCCAAGCGGCAGATCCGCCGATCGGTGCATGCTAAGGCTGCTGGACAGTCCCGAGGTCAGATCGTCGATGCGATCTCCATCAGCGAACGACCTGCAGAGATTAACGACCGCGCCATCCCAGGTCATTGGGAGGGAGACCTGCTCAGCGGGTCAGGCAACAGTCACATCGCAACTCTCGTCGAACGGCACTCCCGCTTCACCATCCTGGTGAAAGTGCCTAGCAAAGACACGGCGACTGTCGTCGCCGCGCTAAGTCGGCAGGTTCGTAAACTGCCCGCATCTTTGAGGCGTTCGCTGACCTGGGACCGCGGCCTTGAGATGGCAAAACACAAAAGCTTCACGGTGGCCACGAAGGTGGACGTCTACTTCTGTGATCCGCAGAGCCCATGGCAGCGCGGTACCAACGAGAACACCGATGGCCTTCTTCGACAGTACTTTCCGAGGAAGACTGACCTATCCGGCTACTCTCAGGCAGACCTCAACAAGGTAGCTCTGCGCCTCAATCAACGCCCAAGGAAAACTTTGGACTTCGATACTCCGGCTAGTAAACTCCAAGCCAGTGTTGCATCGACCCATTGA